Proteins from a single region of Desulfatiglans anilini DSM 4660:
- the tssE gene encoding type VI secretion system baseplate subunit TssE has translation MREDRLLERIRTWKASPLARAREDPMRVVESVLGHLQRILNTRQGSVPIAEDYGLPDLTDINEDYPDSLTRFERAIRLTIQKYEPRLKVIRVRFVPDEEDLLSLRFQIVGKLAAEDLKDTVYFESVVESDGRVSVRR, from the coding sequence ATGCGTGAAGACAGACTGCTCGAGCGGATCCGGACCTGGAAGGCGTCGCCCCTCGCCCGGGCGCGCGAGGATCCCATGCGCGTCGTCGAGTCCGTGCTCGGGCACCTGCAGAGGATCCTCAACACCCGGCAGGGCAGTGTCCCCATCGCCGAGGACTACGGGTTACCGGATCTGACGGACATCAATGAAGACTATCCGGACTCCCTGACGCGCTTCGAACGGGCGATACGACTGACGATCCAGAAATACGAACCCCGGCTGAAGGTGATCCGCGTCCGTTTCGTTCCGGATGAAGAGGATCTGCTGTCCCTGCGGTTCCAGATCGTCGGAAAGCTGGCCGCCGAGGACCTCAAGGATACCGTCTATTTCGAGAGCGTGGTGGAATCGGACGGCCGGGTCAGTGTCAGGCGCTGA
- the tssC gene encoding type VI secretion system contractile sheath large subunit, whose amino-acid sequence MPEEREQQAAAAAPAEATEERSILDEIVQATRLQPSDEAYGVTKRGVEALITQLLEPGREMPKISKAVVDEMIAEIDKRLGMQLDVILHHPDFQKLESAWRSMKYLVDKTDFRENNKIEILNVSKENLLEDFEDAPEITKSGLYKTVYTAEYGQFGGQPYAAMIGNFAFGAGPLDIKLLQYLASVASMAHAPFIGAAGPAIFGLDDFNGLPQLKDLKSIFEGPQYTKWQSFRQSEDARYVGLALPRFLLRLPYGPETAPVKAFGYQEDVSANHGDYLWGNAAFAFATRLTDSFAKYRWCANIIGPKGGGTVEDLPLHQYEAMGAIQTKIPTEVLISERREYELAEEGFIALTMRKGSDNAAFFSANSVQKPKFFGISKEGKEAELNYKLGLQLPYMFVINRLAHYLKVIQRENIGTWKERADLERELNTWITQYVVNMDNPAPEVRSRRPLRQAQVTVEDVEGEPGWYRVGLKVRPHFKYMGAFFTLSLVGKLEKE is encoded by the coding sequence ATGCCAGAAGAACGCGAGCAGCAGGCTGCCGCCGCCGCTCCTGCGGAAGCGACGGAGGAGCGCTCAATCCTGGACGAAATCGTTCAGGCCACCAGGCTTCAACCCTCGGACGAGGCCTACGGGGTGACGAAACGGGGGGTCGAGGCCCTGATCACCCAACTCCTGGAGCCGGGGCGCGAGATGCCCAAGATCTCGAAGGCGGTGGTCGACGAGATGATCGCGGAGATCGACAAGCGCCTCGGGATGCAGTTGGACGTCATCCTGCACCACCCCGATTTTCAGAAGCTCGAATCGGCTTGGCGCTCGATGAAGTACCTGGTCGACAAGACCGATTTCCGGGAAAACAACAAGATCGAGATCCTGAACGTCAGCAAAGAAAACCTTCTCGAGGACTTCGAAGACGCCCCTGAGATCACCAAATCCGGGCTCTACAAGACCGTCTATACGGCGGAATACGGCCAGTTCGGCGGACAGCCCTACGCGGCGATGATCGGGAATTTCGCCTTCGGGGCCGGCCCCCTGGACATCAAACTCCTGCAGTATCTGGCGAGCGTGGCCTCCATGGCCCATGCCCCCTTTATCGGCGCCGCCGGGCCGGCCATTTTCGGCCTGGACGATTTCAACGGGCTGCCTCAGCTGAAGGATCTGAAATCCATCTTCGAGGGGCCTCAGTACACCAAGTGGCAGTCGTTCCGGCAGAGCGAGGATGCCCGATACGTCGGGCTGGCCCTGCCGCGCTTCCTGCTGCGCCTCCCTTACGGGCCGGAGACCGCGCCCGTCAAGGCATTCGGTTACCAGGAGGACGTCTCGGCCAACCACGGCGACTACCTCTGGGGCAACGCCGCCTTCGCCTTCGCGACACGCCTTACGGACAGCTTCGCCAAGTATCGGTGGTGCGCGAACATCATCGGCCCGAAGGGCGGGGGCACCGTGGAGGACCTGCCCCTGCACCAGTACGAGGCGATGGGGGCCATCCAGACCAAGATCCCGACCGAGGTGCTGATCAGCGAACGGCGGGAATACGAACTGGCCGAAGAGGGCTTCATCGCCCTGACCATGCGCAAGGGGAGCGACAACGCCGCCTTCTTCTCGGCCAACTCGGTCCAGAAGCCCAAATTCTTCGGGATCAGCAAGGAGGGGAAAGAGGCCGAACTGAACTACAAGCTGGGGCTGCAACTGCCCTACATGTTCGTCATCAACCGGCTGGCCCATTACCTGAAGGTCATCCAGCGGGAAAACATCGGCACCTGGAAGGAAAGAGCCGATCTCGAGCGCGAGTTGAACACCTGGATCACGCAATATGTGGTCAACATGGACAACCCCGCGCCGGAGGTCCGCAGCCGGCGGCCGCTTCGGCAGGCGCAGGTGACCGTCGAGGACGTGGAGGGCGAGCCGGGCTGGTACAGGGTCGGATTGAAGGTCAGGCCTCATTTCAAATACATGGGGGCCTTCTTCACCCTCTCCCTGGTCGGCAAGCTAGAGAAGGAATAA
- the tssH gene encoding type VI secretion system ATPase TssH, giving the protein MITVDIKALLGRLNRHCTRWLEGAAGFCVSRTHYEVTVEHFLAKVLEEPQSDLALICRWFDIEPGRVQKAVTGTIESFRTGNTAKPVFSPLLMELFQDAWLTASVDLAEERVRSGAILLAFLKKPTQFATGAYVDTLTGIGKDALQSQFWTILKGSAEAPPGARPEPGEEKAAGEATALARFCIDFSRKAAAGEIDPVFGRDREIRQMVDILARRRKNNPIVVGEAGVGKTAVVEGLALRVVEGDVPEILRDVSVLGLDMGLLQAGAGMKGEFENRLKAVINEVKASPKPVVLFIDEAHTLIGAGGTAGGSDAANLLKPALARGELRTVAATTWSEYKKYFERDAALARRFQLVKLDEPSVETAALILRGLKPKYEEAHGVVVRDDAIAAAAELSSRYISGRQLPDKAVDLLDTSAARVKVLLSAKPDVIEDQERRIQALEREQRALERDRLHGIAVDPEREAAIATERQGLQQNLAALTERWLKEQELGRALIACRRTLYEVASGMLQTPSVPEAPSPGPPGPAEGGTPSPPGPAGAGAEPAGADQPRVEQPTEEALRAEMARLMTDLEALQAGAPLVRIEVDPDVVAKVVSDWTGIPLGKVMRDEARNILDFETRLQERIKGQDEALQTIGQVIKAAKAGLKDPHQPLGVFLLVGPSGVGKTETGLAVADLLFGGERFTVTINMSEFQESHTVSRLIGSPPGYVGYGEGGVLTEAVRQRPYSVVLLDEVEKADLEVMNLFYQVFDKGMLSDGEGRVIDFKNTVIFLTSNLGTDVITEMCTAGERPAVETLMAAIRPILSHHFKPALLARMAVVPFYILDPEIMKDIVVLKLRKLAKRLAETHRMQLTYDQAVVDQIAARCTEVETGARNVDYIMSGTILPQLSREILGAMGAAAPPAAVHIGLAEDGTFRIHFGGMEDD; this is encoded by the coding sequence ATGATCACGGTCGATATCAAGGCCCTGTTGGGACGATTGAACCGGCACTGCACCCGCTGGCTCGAGGGGGCGGCCGGCTTCTGTGTCTCGCGCACCCATTACGAGGTCACCGTGGAGCATTTCCTGGCCAAGGTCCTCGAAGAACCCCAGTCCGACCTGGCCCTCATCTGCCGGTGGTTCGACATCGAGCCGGGCCGCGTGCAGAAGGCGGTCACCGGGACCATCGAGTCCTTCAGGACGGGCAACACCGCCAAACCGGTGTTTTCCCCCCTGTTGATGGAGCTCTTTCAGGACGCCTGGTTGACGGCCTCCGTCGACCTTGCCGAGGAGCGTGTGCGCTCGGGTGCCATCCTCCTGGCCTTCCTCAAAAAGCCCACCCAGTTCGCCACAGGGGCCTACGTGGACACCCTGACCGGAATCGGGAAGGATGCGCTGCAATCCCAATTCTGGACCATCCTCAAGGGGTCCGCCGAGGCGCCGCCGGGGGCGAGGCCCGAACCCGGCGAGGAAAAAGCGGCGGGCGAGGCCACGGCGCTGGCACGCTTCTGCATCGATTTCAGCCGGAAGGCGGCCGCCGGGGAAATCGACCCCGTCTTCGGGCGGGATCGCGAGATCCGTCAGATGGTGGACATCCTGGCGCGCCGGCGCAAGAACAACCCGATCGTGGTCGGCGAGGCAGGGGTGGGAAAGACCGCCGTGGTCGAAGGGCTGGCCCTGCGGGTCGTGGAGGGTGACGTCCCCGAGATCCTTCGGGACGTCTCGGTCCTCGGGCTCGACATGGGGCTGCTGCAGGCCGGAGCCGGTATGAAGGGCGAGTTCGAAAACCGGCTCAAGGCGGTCATCAACGAGGTCAAGGCCTCGCCCAAACCCGTCGTCCTCTTCATCGACGAGGCCCACACCCTGATCGGCGCCGGCGGTACGGCCGGGGGGAGCGATGCGGCCAACCTTCTCAAACCCGCCCTGGCCCGCGGGGAGCTGCGCACCGTCGCCGCCACCACCTGGTCGGAGTACAAGAAGTACTTCGAGCGCGACGCGGCCCTCGCCCGGCGGTTCCAGCTGGTGAAACTGGACGAACCCTCCGTCGAGACCGCCGCCCTGATCCTTCGCGGCCTGAAGCCGAAATACGAAGAGGCGCACGGCGTGGTCGTGCGGGACGACGCGATCGCCGCCGCAGCCGAGCTGTCGAGCCGCTACATCTCGGGCCGGCAGCTGCCGGACAAGGCCGTGGACCTCCTCGACACGAGCGCCGCGAGGGTAAAGGTCCTCCTCTCGGCCAAACCGGATGTGATCGAAGATCAGGAGCGCCGGATCCAGGCCCTCGAGCGCGAGCAGCGCGCCCTCGAACGGGACCGGCTGCACGGGATAGCGGTCGACCCCGAGCGCGAGGCCGCCATCGCCACTGAACGGCAAGGACTCCAGCAGAATCTGGCGGCCCTCACCGAGCGTTGGCTGAAGGAGCAGGAACTCGGACGGGCCTTGATCGCCTGCCGCAGGACCCTCTATGAGGTCGCAAGCGGGATGCTGCAAACCCCGTCCGTGCCCGAAGCGCCCTCCCCCGGGCCGCCGGGGCCGGCCGAAGGCGGCACGCCTTCTCCCCCGGGGCCGGCGGGTGCCGGCGCTGAGCCTGCTGGGGCCGATCAACCGAGGGTGGAGCAACCGACCGAGGAGGCGCTCCGCGCTGAAATGGCCCGCCTCATGACCGACCTCGAGGCCCTGCAGGCCGGCGCGCCCCTCGTGCGGATCGAGGTGGACCCGGACGTGGTGGCCAAGGTCGTGAGCGACTGGACCGGCATCCCGCTCGGAAAGGTCATGCGCGACGAGGCACGCAACATCCTCGACTTCGAAACGCGGCTCCAGGAGCGCATCAAAGGCCAGGACGAGGCCCTGCAAACCATCGGCCAGGTGATCAAGGCGGCCAAGGCCGGCCTCAAGGACCCGCACCAGCCCCTCGGGGTCTTCCTGCTCGTCGGACCGAGCGGGGTCGGAAAGACCGAGACGGGCCTCGCGGTCGCAGACCTTCTTTTCGGCGGGGAACGCTTCACCGTGACGATCAACATGAGCGAGTTCCAGGAGAGCCACACGGTCAGCCGCCTGATCGGTTCGCCTCCGGGCTACGTCGGATACGGCGAAGGCGGCGTGCTGACCGAGGCGGTTCGCCAGCGCCCCTATTCGGTGGTGCTCCTGGATGAGGTGGAAAAGGCCGACCTCGAGGTCATGAACCTCTTCTATCAGGTCTTCGACAAGGGCATGCTCTCCGACGGCGAGGGCCGCGTGATCGACTTCAAGAACACGGTCATCTTCCTGACGAGCAATCTCGGAACGGACGTGATCACGGAGATGTGCACCGCCGGCGAACGCCCGGCCGTGGAGACCCTGATGGCGGCTATCCGGCCGATCCTGAGCCATCACTTCAAACCGGCGCTCCTGGCCCGGATGGCCGTGGTGCCTTTCTACATCCTCGATCCGGAGATCATGAAGGACATCGTGGTGCTCAAACTGCGTAAACTGGCTAAACGCCTGGCGGAGACCCACCGGATGCAGCTCACCTACGACCAGGCGGTCGTCGATCAGATCGCCGCGCGCTGCACCGAGGTCGAGACCGGGGCCCGGAACGTGGATTACATCATGAGCGGGACCATCCTTCCCCAGCTCTCGCGCGAGATCCTGGGGGCGATGGGGGCCGCCGCCCCGCCGGCCGCGGTCCACATCGGCCTGGCCGAGGACGGGACCTTCCGCATCCACTTTGGAGGAATGGAAGATGA
- the tssD gene encoding type VI secretion system tube protein TssD, which yields MAQTVHLFLKANGQDIQGDSTITSMERENSIECLSFKDSVRTAREAATGMATGQRTYEPLRIVKRIDKSSPLLFKALTNNEVIEGVFKFYRPNPAGDGTTQHFFTIEIQEGRISTITRFSPDVIDPASANTPPTEEVSFVFGYIRMCYEPDGVEHIDHWSERT from the coding sequence ATGGCTCAGACCGTACATCTTTTCCTCAAGGCCAATGGTCAGGACATCCAGGGGGACTCCACCATCACCTCCATGGAGCGGGAAAACTCGATCGAGTGCCTTTCCTTCAAGGACTCGGTCCGGACGGCGCGCGAGGCCGCCACAGGCATGGCGACCGGGCAGAGGACCTATGAGCCGCTCCGGATCGTCAAGCGGATCGACAAGAGCTCGCCGCTCCTCTTCAAGGCGTTGACAAACAACGAGGTCATCGAAGGCGTCTTCAAGTTTTATCGGCCCAACCCCGCCGGCGACGGCACCACCCAGCACTTTTTCACCATCGAGATCCAGGAGGGGCGGATCTCGACAATCACACGGTTCAGCCCCGACGTCATCGATCCGGCATCGGCCAACACACCGCCCACCGAAGAGGTGTCGTTCGTTTTCGGCTACATCCGGATGTGCTACGAACCCGACGGCGTCGAACATATCGACCATTGGAGCGAACGTACCTGA
- the tssB gene encoding type VI secretion system contractile sheath small subunit: MAKEGSVAPRERVNIVYRPALGDAQEEVELPLKLLILGDFTGRPDERPLEDREPINIDKDNFNEVLKAQGIGLNISVPNRLAEEPDAEMNVDLQFESLKDFEPEAVARKTPELKRLLELREALGALKGPLSNLPNFRKKIQELVKDEAAREQLLKELGAEEK; this comes from the coding sequence ATGGCCAAAGAAGGATCCGTTGCCCCGCGTGAAAGGGTGAACATCGTCTACCGTCCGGCTCTGGGCGATGCCCAGGAAGAGGTGGAACTGCCTTTGAAGCTCCTGATCCTGGGCGATTTCACCGGCAGGCCGGATGAGCGGCCCCTCGAAGACCGCGAGCCGATCAACATCGACAAGGACAATTTCAACGAGGTGCTGAAGGCGCAGGGCATCGGGCTGAACATCTCCGTGCCGAACCGTCTTGCCGAGGAGCCCGACGCGGAGATGAATGTCGACCTGCAGTTCGAGTCCCTCAAAGACTTCGAACCGGAGGCGGTGGCCCGCAAGACGCCTGAACTCAAGCGCCTGCTCGAACTGCGCGAGGCCCTGGGCGCGCTCAAGGGCCCTTTGAGCAACCTGCCGAATTTCAGAAAGAAGATCCAAGAACTGGTGAAGGACGAAGCCGCGCGCGAGCAGCTTCTGAAGGAACTCGGCGCGGAAGAAAAATAA
- the tssF gene encoding type VI secretion system baseplate subunit TssF, protein MISRYFQQELAQLRELGEEFARAHPAVAPMLGGAGADPDVERLLEGVAFLTAQIREKIEDDFPEIIHELIQLIWPHYLRPIPCTTVIAFKPKPMLKQPLIIARGAQIASVPVEGTSCLFRTCCDVELHPLHLLEASYIEAAGRPPAVRILLELRGMKLADWAPRTLRLFLGGGYAQSADLYLLLRRSLHRVLLTPAEGGASCTLPPDALQPAGFSPAEALLPYPPHSFPGYRILQEYFILPEKFCFLNLNGWEHWRDRGPGDRFEIVFELDHTPSPPPRIRREHVVLGAAPAVNLFDHDADPIRLDHRTTGYAVRPSGANTQHYQVYDIQEVIGVAQGSARQRVYQPFEVFSAHGGPVPVYQKVFRPSPVRAGYDVSLSVSYPPGEGLPAPETLSIRLLCTNGTLPENLRAGDIALPTSRSPEFAEFANIRPPAPNILPPLGSNLLWRLLGHLSLNYLSLQKPEHLRALLELYIFPQSRDRRAVLANRKRIEGIQGIHVLPADRLISGIPMRGRHIILQMRQDHFAGAGDLFLFGCVLDYFLGVYASLNTFTRIEIEEVLKGERLQWPARVGDRFLI, encoded by the coding sequence ATGATCAGCCGATATTTTCAGCAGGAGCTGGCGCAGCTGAGAGAGCTCGGTGAGGAGTTCGCCCGGGCGCACCCTGCCGTCGCCCCCATGCTCGGCGGGGCCGGCGCGGACCCCGATGTCGAGCGCCTCCTCGAAGGCGTGGCCTTTCTGACGGCCCAGATCAGGGAGAAGATCGAGGACGACTTCCCCGAGATCATCCATGAGCTGATCCAGCTCATCTGGCCGCACTACCTGCGGCCGATCCCCTGCACCACCGTGATCGCCTTCAAGCCCAAGCCCATGCTCAAGCAGCCCCTGATCATCGCAAGAGGCGCCCAGATCGCGTCCGTTCCGGTCGAAGGGACGTCGTGCCTCTTCCGAACCTGCTGCGACGTGGAGCTCCACCCGCTCCACCTGCTGGAGGCGTCCTATATCGAAGCGGCGGGCCGCCCGCCCGCCGTCCGCATCCTCCTCGAGCTGCGGGGCATGAAACTCGCCGATTGGGCCCCCCGCACCCTGAGGCTCTTTCTGGGAGGCGGGTATGCCCAGTCAGCCGACCTCTACCTCCTGCTGCGCAGAAGCCTCCACCGGGTTTTGCTCACACCCGCGGAGGGAGGCGCATCCTGTACCCTCCCGCCGGATGCCCTGCAGCCCGCCGGGTTTTCCCCCGCAGAGGCGCTCCTCCCGTATCCGCCGCATTCCTTTCCGGGCTACCGGATTCTGCAGGAATACTTCATCCTCCCGGAAAAATTCTGCTTCCTGAACTTGAACGGCTGGGAGCACTGGCGCGATCGAGGTCCCGGCGACCGGTTCGAGATCGTGTTCGAACTGGACCACACCCCGTCACCCCCTCCCAGGATCCGCAGGGAACATGTCGTCCTCGGGGCCGCCCCGGCCGTCAACCTCTTCGACCACGACGCGGATCCGATCAGGCTGGACCACCGGACGACCGGCTATGCGGTGCGCCCTTCCGGCGCCAATACCCAGCACTACCAGGTCTACGACATCCAGGAGGTCATCGGGGTGGCTCAGGGAAGCGCCCGGCAGCGCGTCTATCAGCCCTTCGAGGTCTTCAGCGCCCACGGAGGACCCGTGCCGGTCTACCAGAAGGTCTTCCGCCCTTCCCCTGTCCGGGCCGGGTACGACGTCTCCCTGTCGGTGTCCTATCCCCCCGGAGAGGGCCTGCCTGCGCCGGAGACCCTCTCCATCCGTCTGCTCTGCACGAACGGAACCCTCCCGGAAAACCTGCGTGCCGGGGACATCGCACTGCCGACCAGCCGTTCGCCCGAATTCGCCGAGTTCGCCAATATCCGTCCGCCTGCGCCCAACATCCTGCCGCCGCTCGGCTCCAACCTCCTCTGGCGCCTGCTGGGGCATCTGTCGCTCAATTACCTCTCCCTGCAGAAGCCCGAGCATCTGCGGGCGCTGCTCGAACTCTACATCTTTCCCCAAAGCCGGGACCGCCGTGCGGTCCTCGCCAACCGCAAGCGCATCGAGGGCATCCAGGGCATCCACGTCCTCCCGGCCGACCGGCTGATCTCGGGCATCCCGATGCGGGGTCGCCACATCATCCTCCAGATGCGTCAGGACCACTTTGCCGGAGCAGGAGACCTGTTTCTCTTCGGGTGCGTCCTGGATTATTTTCTTGGCGTCTATGCCTCTCTCAACACCTTCACACGGATCGAGATAGAAGAAGTCCTGAAAGGAGAACGTCTGCAATGGCCGGCCAGGGTGGGAGACCGTTTTCTGATCTGA
- the tssG gene encoding type VI secretion system baseplate subunit TssG — protein MAGQGGRPFSDLKHALIEEGQRFAFYQVIRLLRTLQRPGPEGRKPPADDVGAVRIRPKLDLAFPPADVDRVEELRPDEQGRPIYRVTANFLGLYGVSSPLPVFYTEDLLDEADAEESVTRDFVDAVNQPLFMLLFRAWMKNRLFLQVNEERSSDDLERLFALLGLGEPVLRDAMPGASGLLRYLGLLTQFPRSALGLACLLGDALHGIPMDIVPCILRTAPIPPDQRLSLGSAGNALGKTSYLGETVQDRMGRFRIRAGPLDAASFLALLPGGRDFERLRSLMTFYVTEPLEYDLELVLAAGEARPVCLGGLAWARLGLDTWTFSGGVVEEASVRFFPERLPIPAVHPPHTGTEAGGRRSAAENR, from the coding sequence ATGGCCGGCCAGGGTGGGAGACCGTTTTCTGATCTGAAACACGCCCTGATCGAGGAAGGGCAGCGCTTCGCCTTTTATCAGGTGATCCGGCTGCTGCGCACGCTGCAGCGGCCTGGACCGGAAGGGCGAAAACCTCCCGCGGATGATGTCGGAGCCGTCAGGATCCGGCCGAAGCTCGATCTGGCCTTTCCGCCAGCCGATGTGGACCGGGTCGAAGAACTGCGCCCCGATGAGCAGGGGCGGCCCATCTACCGCGTAACCGCCAACTTCCTGGGGTTGTACGGCGTCTCTTCGCCGCTGCCTGTCTTTTACACGGAGGATCTCCTGGATGAGGCCGATGCAGAGGAGTCGGTCACCCGGGATTTCGTCGACGCCGTGAATCAGCCCTTGTTCATGCTGCTCTTCAGGGCCTGGATGAAAAACCGGCTGTTTCTCCAAGTCAATGAAGAGCGAAGCAGCGACGACCTGGAGCGGCTTTTCGCGCTTCTCGGCCTCGGAGAACCGGTTCTCCGAGATGCCATGCCGGGGGCCTCCGGCCTGCTCCGCTACCTCGGGCTCCTCACGCAGTTTCCCCGTTCGGCCCTCGGCCTCGCGTGCCTTCTTGGGGACGCGCTTCACGGCATCCCGATGGATATCGTCCCCTGCATCCTCAGGACCGCTCCCATCCCGCCGGATCAACGCCTCTCGCTGGGATCTGCCGGAAACGCGCTCGGAAAGACCAGCTATCTGGGTGAAACCGTGCAGGACCGGATGGGACGGTTCCGCATCCGCGCAGGCCCCCTCGACGCTGCGTCCTTCCTGGCGCTCCTCCCCGGCGGGCGCGACTTCGAACGACTGAGGTCATTGATGACGTTTTACGTGACGGAGCCCCTGGAATACGACCTCGAACTGGTACTCGCCGCCGGCGAGGCCAGGCCGGTCTGCCTCGGAGGTCTGGCCTGGGCCCGGCTCGGGCTGGACACCTGGACCTTTTCGGGCGGCGTGGTGGAAGAAGCCAGCGTGCGGTTCTTTCCCGAAAGGCTTCCAATCCCTGCCGTCCACCCGCCTCACACCGGCACGGAGGCCGGCGGGAGGCGCAGTGCAGCGGAGAATCGTTGA